Genomic DNA from Stigmatella erecta:
TCCTTCGCCGAGGACATGTTGCGTGAGGCCGAGAAGATAGAGCGCTTCTCCGCCATCGAACGGCCTGACCAGATTGAAGCGTCGGGGGTCACCGCGATCCCGCCTCAGCGGGCTCCTCGCAGGACCTCCATGGCGACGCCGGTTCCTCACGCGGTTGCCTCCTCGGCGCGCGTTACTCCTGCGCCTTACCGGACGCCTCCTGCCCATGACATTCCTCCTCCCACCGAGGAGGAGCTCGCCGAAATGGATGGGGCGTCAGACAAGACCCAGATCGTCGACTCGGCCATGGCCCTCAAGGGCGAGGAAGCCGCGGGCGTGCTCTACGACGACAGCCAGACGGGGAAGAATGCCAACCCCCTGTCGGGTGACGACACCGGACGCGCTCAGAATCCGCTCCAGTACGATGATACTGGTGCTCGGCTGCAGAATCCTTACACCAGCGACGCCACCATGGCGGCGCCCATCCCGACCGCCTCGATTCCCGTGCTGCGGCCCAAGGGGAAGAGCGGTCCCAAGTCCCAGGTCGTCATAGGAGAGGGAGAGCCCGAGAACTTCGGGGGGGCCACCATGATCGGCCCGGCTCCGACGTCTCGCCCCAACGCGGCCGAGGAGGAGATGGACGAGGACCCGGCGTCCACCGTGGCGCTGTCCGGTCACGATGCCCAGGACGACGGACTGGATGAAGCCGATGGCTCCCTGGACGAGGAGGGGCCCGAGCAGGAGACGGGTGAAGTTCCCGTGGCTCCTGCCAGGCGTCTTCCCCCCCCGAAACCCGCGGTGCGGGCCCCCCTGCTGCCGGCGAAGCTGCGCGATCCCAAGATCCTCGCGGCGGCGGGCGGTGGGGTGCTCCTCCTGATCGTTCTCCTCGCGGTGGTCTTCTCGGGTCCTGATACGGGGCAGATCATGTTCCGGGTCGAGCCCGCAGAGCGGGCGCAGATCCTCGTGGACGATCAGCCGGTCGTTTCGGGAACCGTCCTGGAGCTGGAGCCTGGGGAGCACAAGGTCGTCGCGCGGGCGCCCGGGTTCGTGCGCAAGGAAATGACGGTGCAGATCGTCGCCGGGCAGAAGCCCCTGCCCGTGCTCCTGAAACTGCAGCGCGAGGCCGAGGAGAAAAAGCCCCCCCCCGAGGTTGCTCAGAAGCCTGGTGCCGTGCCGGTGCCTCCTGCCAAGCCGGAGGAGACGCCCTCTCGCCAGCCCACGCCGCCTCCGGAGCCTCCCAAGCCGGCGACGTTCATGGCGGTCTTCGAGGGCAATAAAGGCGCGGACATCCTTGTTGATGGAAAACCCGCCGGGCAGACCCCCAACGCCAAGGTCGCGGATCTGGTCGCCGGGAAGACTTATAAATTCGTGGCCAAGATGGTTGGCTACAAGCCCTACGCGGGTGAGTTCGCCTACCAGGGGCAGCCCGAGCAGAAGGTGAGCTTCGCCCTTGAGAAGGAACCTGAGTCGGCCGTCGCCACCAAGGCGTCCGAGCCCAAGCCCGAGCCCAGGCCCGAGCCCAGGCCCAAGCCGCCGCCTGCCGCCAAGGAGCCTGTGAAGCCCAAGGTGATGGGGAAGTTTGCTTGCAGTACCAAACCCGCGGGCGCACGGATCTGGGTGGATGGCAAGGACACGGGCCGGGAAACCCCGGTGGCCATCGGCAACCCGCTGCTCCTGCCCGTCGGCCCCCGGAAGATCGTTTTCAAGCTCAACGGCAAGCAAACCAAGCCGAAGACGGTGATCATCAAGGAGGGAGAGGTCGAGAAGCTCATTAATGAGCCCATTGAGTGAGCCCATCGAATGAGCCGGTCAGCCTCATCCCTGCCTTTGTCTGGTTGAGAGGTAACGCGCCATGCAGACGACGCCTGTCCGGGCCCCGAATGAGGCCGGCCCCGCGCAGCAGCCCATCTCCTATCCAACCCGCCGCGAGTTCCTGGAGCCCGATTGGCGCCGGATTCCCGCCTACAAGGACGTCACGTCCGAGGAGTGGGAGAGCGCGCTCTGGCAGCGCAAGCACACCATCAAGAACCTCCGCGAGTTGAAGGCCGCGCTCGGTCCCCTGCTGCCCGAGGACCTCGCCGCGAGCATCGAGCGGGACCAGCAGGAGCGCGCGACCATGTCCGTGCTCCTCCCCCCGCAGATGCTCAACACGATGAACCTGGAGGACCTGTGGGGCGATCCGGTCCGCCGCTACATGCTGCCTGCCTTCGCGGACCGGCGCACCGACTGGCCCAACCACCCCCGCGCCAGCCGGGACAGCCTCCACGAGGCCGAGATGTGGGCCGTGGAAGGGCTCACCCACCGCTACCCCACCAAGGTGCTCGCGGAGATGTTGCCCACGTGCCCCCAGTACTGCGGCCACTGCACCCGCATGGACCTGGTCGGCAATGACGTGCCCCAGGTGGAGAAGCACCGCTTCTCCATCGGTCCCAAGGAGCGCTACGAGAAGATGCTGGAGTACCTGCGCCGCACGCCCTCCGTGCGCGACGTGGTCGTCTCCGGTGGCGACATCGCCAACCTGCCCATCCAGCAGCTCGAGCCCTTCGTCAGCTCGCTCATGGACATCCCCAACATCCGGGACATCCGTCTGGCCAGCAAGGGCCTCATGGGCATCCCCCAGCACTTCCTCCAGGACAGCGTCCTCCAAGGGCTGGACCGGCTCGCCAAGAAGGCCGTCGAGCGCGGGGTCGACCTGGCCCTCCACACCCACGTCAACCACGCCCGGCAGCTCACGCCGCTCGTGGGCAAGGCCGTGCGCAAGCTGCTCGACATGGGCTTCCGCGATGTCCGCAACCAGGGCGTGCTGCTGCGCGGCGTGAACGACAGCGCTCCGGCCCTGCTGGACCTGTGCTTCACACTGCTCGACCACGCGAAGATCCTGCCGTACTACTTCTACATGTGCGACATGATCCCCAACTCGGAGCACTGGCGGCTGTCCGTCGCGCAGGCCCAGACGCTCCAGCACGACATCATGGGCTACATGCCGGGCTTCGCCACGCCCCGCATCGTGTGTGACGTACCCTTCGTGGGCAAGCGCTGGGTCCACCAGGTGGCCGAGTACGACCGCGAGCGCGGCATCTCCTACTGGACCAAGAACTACCGCACCGGCATCGAGGCGAATGATCCCGAGGCGCTCACCCGCAAGTACGAGTACTACGATCCCATCGACACCCTGCCCGAGGCGGGCCAGGCGTGGTGGCGCGACCAGCCCAAGGCCGCGTGATGGATTCCCTCCTCCCTCCCCGGGAGGCTCCGGCCGTGGGGCCCTCCACCTCCCGGGCCGAGCGCCCTCCGGCCAGCGAGGCCGGACGGCGGCGCCTCTTTCCGGACGCCACGGACGCCGAATGGGGTGACTGGCGCTGGCAGCAGCGCCATGCCGTCCGCAGCCTCGCGCAGCTCGAGCGCTACGTGCCGTTGACGCCGCAGGAGCGGGCCGGGGTCCTGGAGACCGCAGCCCTGTTCCGCATCGGCATCAGCCCGTACTACCTGTCCCTCATCGATCCCGAGCACCCGTTCTGCCCCGTGCGGATGCAGTCCATTCCGGTGCAGGAGGAGGCCCGCATCCGCCCCGGCGAGCTGGCGGACCCCCTGGGCGAAGACAAGACGCGGCCCGAGGAGGCCATCGTCCACAAGTATCCGGACCGGGTGCTCTTCCTCGCCCTGGATACCTGCTCCGTGTACTGCCGCCACTGCACCCGCCGCCGCATCACCAA
This window encodes:
- a CDS encoding serine/threonine protein kinase, whose product is MKRPTTFGKYLLLERINVGGMAEVFIAKAFGVEGFERFLAIKKILPTMAEDQEFITMFIDEARISVQLNHANVVHIHELGKYEDTYFIAMEYVAGRDLRTILERYRRRKEIMPTAQAVFIASKMCEGLDYAHRKKDARGQDLSIIHRDVSPQNILVSYEGEVKIIDFGIAKATNRSQKTQAGILKGKFGYMSPEQVRGMPIDRRSDVFAVGVILYEMLTGEKLFVGESDFSTLEKVRNADVPLPRQFNPNCPAGLEKVVLKALAREPDERYLWASDLQEDLMRFLLAGDAIYSSKHLSAFMKESFAEDMLREAEKIERFSAIERPDQIEASGVTAIPPQRAPRRTSMATPVPHAVASSARVTPAPYRTPPAHDIPPPTEEELAEMDGASDKTQIVDSAMALKGEEAAGVLYDDSQTGKNANPLSGDDTGRAQNPLQYDDTGARLQNPYTSDATMAAPIPTASIPVLRPKGKSGPKSQVVIGEGEPENFGGATMIGPAPTSRPNAAEEEMDEDPASTVALSGHDAQDDGLDEADGSLDEEGPEQETGEVPVAPARRLPPPKPAVRAPLLPAKLRDPKILAAAGGGVLLLIVLLAVVFSGPDTGQIMFRVEPAERAQILVDDQPVVSGTVLELEPGEHKVVARAPGFVRKEMTVQIVAGQKPLPVLLKLQREAEEKKPPPEVAQKPGAVPVPPAKPEETPSRQPTPPPEPPKPATFMAVFEGNKGADILVDGKPAGQTPNAKVADLVAGKTYKFVAKMVGYKPYAGEFAYQGQPEQKVSFALEKEPESAVATKASEPKPEPRPEPRPKPPPAAKEPVKPKVMGKFACSTKPAGARIWVDGKDTGRETPVAIGNPLLLPVGPRKIVFKLNGKQTKPKTVIIKEGEVEKLINEPIE
- a CDS encoding KamA family radical SAM protein, with amino-acid sequence MQTTPVRAPNEAGPAQQPISYPTRREFLEPDWRRIPAYKDVTSEEWESALWQRKHTIKNLRELKAALGPLLPEDLAASIERDQQERATMSVLLPPQMLNTMNLEDLWGDPVRRYMLPAFADRRTDWPNHPRASRDSLHEAEMWAVEGLTHRYPTKVLAEMLPTCPQYCGHCTRMDLVGNDVPQVEKHRFSIGPKERYEKMLEYLRRTPSVRDVVVSGGDIANLPIQQLEPFVSSLMDIPNIRDIRLASKGLMGIPQHFLQDSVLQGLDRLAKKAVERGVDLALHTHVNHARQLTPLVGKAVRKLLDMGFRDVRNQGVLLRGVNDSAPALLDLCFTLLDHAKILPYYFYMCDMIPNSEHWRLSVAQAQTLQHDIMGYMPGFATPRIVCDVPFVGKRWVHQVAEYDRERGISYWTKNYRTGIEANDPEALTRKYEYYDPIDTLPEAGQAWWRDQPKAA